One Pseudochaenichthys georgianus chromosome 7, fPseGeo1.2, whole genome shotgun sequence DNA segment encodes these proteins:
- the edem2 gene encoding ER degradation-enhancing alpha-mannosidase-like protein 2: protein MRAPVCVTVLVWLLSDARQFTEEEMSAVRQRIKSMFYHAYNSYLDNAFPYDELRPLTCDGQDTWGSFSLTLIDALDTLLVLGNQTEFQRVASLLQDTVDFDIDVNASVFETNIRVVGGLLSAHLLSGRAGMQLEPGWPCSGPLLRMADDAARKLLPAFQTPTGMPYGTVNLLKGVSPTETPVTCTAGVGTFILEFATLSRLTGDPTFENAARQALRALWKTRSDIGLVGNHIDILSKKWVAQDAGIGAGVDSYFEYLVKGAILLQDEELLNMFLEYDRAIQNYTRFDDWYLWVQMHKGTVSMPVFQSLEAFWPGLQSLLGNLDSAVRTFQNYYSVWRQFGGLPEFYSIPQGYTVDKREGYPLRPELIESAMYLFRATGDHTYLQLGLDALESIEKITRTPCGYASVKDLRDHQLDNRMESFFLAETIKYLYLLFDPAHFLHGGAAEGDGSWEEGGEDRQCVLGAGGFIFNTEAHPLDPAALYCCSRHAQDRQELRDILLSLPKEKKKTRSKPAAKHTEDPPHGPSASIALKPGEKKTPPLLSCPVQPFSARLSILGQVFTDNT, encoded by the exons ATGCGCGCTCCCGTGTGCGTGACCGTGCTTGTGTGGCTGTTGAGCGATGCGCGTCAGTTCACTGAGGAGGAGATGTCTGCTGTCAG ACAGCGCATCAAATCCATGTTCTACCATGCCTACAACAGTTACCTTGACAACGCTTTCCCTTACGACGAGCTCCGCCCCCTCACCTGTGACGGACAGGACACCTGGGGCAG TTTCTCGCTCACTCTCATTGATGCTCTGGACACTCTGCTG GTTTTGGGGAACCAAACAGAGTTCCAGCGAGTGGCGTCGCTCCTCCAAGACACTGTGGACTTTGACATCGACGTCAACGCCTCCGTGTTCGAAACCAATATCAGAG tggtgGGTGGTCTGCTGTCGGCTCACCTGTTGTCAGGTCGGGCTGGGATGCAGCTGGAGCCCGGTTGGCCGTGTTCAGGTCCGCTGCTGAGGATGGCCGACGACGCTGCACGGAAACTGTTACCTG CGTTCCAGACTCCCACCGGCATGCCGTACGGTACGGTGAACCTGCTGAAGGGCGTCAGTCCCACCGAGACGCCGGTCACCTGCACCGCCGGCGTGGGAACCTTCATCCTGGAGTTCGCCACGCTGAGCCGACTAACAGGAGACCCAACGTTTGAGAACGCAGCCCGACAAGCCCTGAGGGCGCTGTGGAAGACCAGATCCGACATCGGGCTG GTGGGGAACCACATTGACATCCTGTCTAAGAAGTGGGTGGCTCAGGACGCCGGTATCGGAGCGGGGGTGGACTCCTACTTTGAGTATCTGGTGAAAGGAGCCATCCTGCTGCAGGACGAGGAGCTGCTCAACATGTTCCTGG AGTACGATCGAGCCATTCAGAACTACACCCGGTTTGACGACTGGTACCTGTGGGTCCAGATGCACAAAGGGACCGTCTCCATGCCCGTGTTTCAGTCTCTGGAGGCCTTCTGGCCCGGTCTTCAG TCTCTCCTGGGGAACCTGGACAGCGCAGTGAGAACTTTCCAGAACTATTACTCCGTGTGGAGACAGTTTGGAGGTCTGCCAGAGTTCTACAGCATCCCTCAAGGTTACACGgtggacaagagagagggatacCCACTGAGACCAG AGCTGATAGAGAGCGCCATGTACCTGTTCAGGGCGACAGGCGACCACACCTACCTCCAGCTGGGCCTCGACGCCCTGGAGTCCATCGAGAAGATCACCAGGACGCCCTGCGGATACGCCAGC GTGAAAGACCTGCGGGATCACCAGCTGGACAACAGGATGGAGTCCTTCTTTCTCGCTGAAACCATCAAGTACCTGTACCTGCTCTTTGACCCCGCCCACTTCCTGCACGGCGGGGCAGCGGAGGGGGACGGATCCTGGGAGGAGGGGGGCGAGGACAGGCAGTGTGTTTTAGGGGCGGGGGGGTTCATCTTCAACACCGAAGCCCACCCTCTGGACCCGGCGGCGCTGTACTGCTGCAGCCGGCACGCCCAGGACCGCCAGGAGCTCAGAGACATCCTGCTGAGCCTGcccaaagagaagaagaagaccagATCGAAGCCCGCCGCCAAACACACTGAAGACCCTCCCCACGGACCATCAGCGAGCATAGCTTTAAAACCAGGCGAGAAGAAGACCCCCCCTCTGCTGTCCTGCCCCGTTCAGCCGTTCAGCGCCCGGCTCTCCATACTGGGACAAGTCTTCACTGATAACACCTGA